The Haloprofundus salinisoli genome includes a region encoding these proteins:
- a CDS encoding M24 family metallopeptidase, whose product MAQAVFDTAEYDRRIARTKARMEEEGLDAAVVSDPANMNYLTGYDGWSFYVHQAVILTPDRDEPIWVGRQMDATGARATTRLSEESIRPYSDDHVQSPRDLHPMDFFAEVLSDLGVDDGRIGLEMDAYYFTAKSYTRLQNNLPEADFEDITLLVNWVRVKKSEAELEYMKQAARISENAMQAGLDAIGEGVPEYEAAEAIYSALIDGTDEYGGDYPAIVPLMPSGDYTGTPHLTWTDRPFRNGDPVLIELSGCRHRYHSPLARTTFVGDPPEEVEETAEIVVEGMEAALDAAEPGVTAEEVEKAWRDTIAKYGVEKADRIGYSMGLGYPPDWGEHTASLRPGDETVLEENMTFHTIPGLWFDDFGVELSETFRVTSTGAEPLADFPRRLFTA is encoded by the coding sequence ATGGCTCAAGCGGTGTTCGATACAGCGGAGTACGACCGACGAATCGCCCGAACGAAAGCGCGGATGGAGGAGGAAGGATTAGACGCCGCCGTCGTCAGCGACCCGGCGAACATGAACTACCTCACCGGCTACGACGGGTGGTCGTTCTACGTCCACCAGGCCGTCATCCTCACTCCCGACCGCGACGAACCAATCTGGGTCGGCCGCCAGATGGACGCGACCGGCGCACGCGCGACGACGCGGCTCTCAGAGGAGAGCATCCGACCCTACAGCGACGACCACGTCCAGTCACCGCGTGATCTCCACCCGATGGACTTCTTCGCCGAAGTGCTCTCGGACCTCGGCGTCGATGACGGTCGAATCGGGCTGGAGATGGACGCGTACTACTTCACCGCGAAGTCCTACACGCGCCTGCAGAACAACCTCCCCGAGGCCGACTTCGAGGACATCACACTGCTCGTTAACTGGGTACGCGTGAAGAAGTCAGAGGCCGAACTGGAGTACATGAAACAGGCCGCTCGCATCTCTGAGAACGCGATGCAGGCCGGCCTCGATGCTATCGGTGAGGGCGTCCCCGAGTACGAGGCGGCCGAAGCCATCTACTCGGCGCTCATCGACGGCACCGACGAATACGGCGGCGACTACCCCGCTATCGTGCCGCTGATGCCATCGGGCGACTACACGGGAACACCGCACTTGACGTGGACCGACCGCCCCTTCCGAAACGGCGACCCGGTGCTCATCGAACTGTCGGGCTGTCGGCACCGCTATCACTCGCCGCTGGCGCGGACGACGTTCGTCGGCGACCCGCCAGAGGAGGTCGAAGAGACCGCCGAGATCGTCGTCGAGGGGATGGAAGCCGCCCTCGACGCCGCCGAACCCGGCGTCACCGCCGAGGAAGTCGAGAAAGCGTGGCGAGACACCATCGCGAAGTACGGCGTCGAGAAAGCCGACCGTATCGGCTACTCGATGGGGCTCGGCTACCCGCCGGACTGGGGGGAACACACGGCGAGTCTCCGTCCCGGCGACGAGACGGTGCTCGAGGAGAATATGACGTTCCACACTATTCCGGGACTGTGGTTCGACGACTTCGGCGTCGAACTCAGCGAGACGTTCCGCGTCACGTCGACCGGCGCCGAACCGCTCGCGGACTTCCCTCGACGGCTGTTCACCGCCTGA
- the gdhB gene encoding glutamate dehydrogenase GdhB, which translates to MTDTESTLSNARRQLEHAVANVDIDSGVVERLKHPTRVQQVSIPLRRDDGTLEVFTGYRAQHDDVRGPYKGGLRYHPEVTAEECIGLSMWMTWKCAVMDLPFGGGKGGVAVDPKTLSEQERERLTRRFAEEIRDVIGPKQDVPAPDMGTDPQTMAWFMDAYSMQEGETTPGIVTGKPPSIGGSHGREEAPGRSVAIVTREAIDYYDWDIEETNVAVQGFGSVGANAARLLDEWGAKIVAVSDVDGAIYDPDGLDTNDVEGHDERPGMVSGYDAPESLTNAELLELDVDVLVPAAVSNVITADNVDDVQAKLVVEGANGPTTFAADTILAERGVPVIPDILANAGGVTVSYFEWLQDINRRTWPLDRVHEELETEMLKAWNAVRAEVDERDLTWRDGAYAVALSRIGEAKESRGLWP; encoded by the coding sequence ATGACAGACACCGAATCGACGCTGTCGAACGCCCGCCGACAGTTGGAACACGCGGTCGCCAACGTCGACATCGACTCGGGTGTCGTCGAACGGCTGAAACATCCGACCCGAGTCCAGCAGGTCTCCATCCCGCTGCGCCGCGACGACGGCACCCTGGAGGTGTTCACCGGCTACCGCGCCCAACACGACGACGTGCGCGGACCGTACAAGGGCGGCCTGCGCTACCACCCGGAGGTCACCGCCGAGGAGTGCATCGGGCTGTCGATGTGGATGACCTGGAAGTGCGCGGTGATGGATCTCCCCTTCGGCGGCGGGAAAGGCGGCGTCGCCGTCGACCCGAAGACACTCTCCGAACAGGAGCGCGAACGGCTCACCCGACGCTTCGCCGAGGAGATCCGCGACGTTATCGGACCGAAACAGGACGTGCCAGCGCCGGACATGGGGACGGATCCGCAGACGATGGCGTGGTTCATGGACGCTTACTCGATGCAGGAAGGCGAGACGACGCCCGGCATCGTCACCGGCAAGCCGCCGTCTATCGGCGGCAGCCACGGCCGCGAGGAGGCACCCGGCCGGAGCGTCGCCATCGTCACGCGCGAGGCCATCGACTACTACGACTGGGACATCGAGGAGACGAACGTCGCCGTCCAGGGGTTCGGCAGCGTCGGCGCGAACGCGGCCCGCCTCCTTGACGAGTGGGGCGCGAAGATCGTCGCCGTCAGCGACGTCGACGGTGCCATCTACGACCCAGACGGCCTCGACACGAACGATGTCGAGGGACACGACGAACGCCCGGGAATGGTTTCGGGCTACGACGCGCCGGAGTCGCTCACGAACGCGGAGCTGCTGGAACTCGACGTCGACGTGCTCGTCCCGGCCGCCGTCAGCAACGTCATCACCGCCGACAACGTCGACGACGTGCAAGCGAAGCTCGTCGTTGAGGGCGCGAACGGACCAACGACGTTCGCCGCGGACACGATTCTCGCAGAGCGTGGAGTTCCCGTGATACCGGACATTCTGGCGAACGCCGGTGGTGTAACGGTCTCGTACTTCGAGTGGCTCCAGGACATCAACCGCCGGACGTGGCCGCTCGATCGCGTCCACGAGGAACTGGAGACGGAGATGCTGAAGGCGTGGAACGCCGTCCGCGCCGAGGTCGACGAGCGCGACCTGACGTGGCGCGACGGCGCCTACGCGGTCGCGCTTTCTCGAATCGGCGAAGCGAAAGAGTCGCGCGGACTGTGGCCCTGA